One stretch of Vulpes lagopus strain Blue_001 chromosome X, ASM1834538v1, whole genome shotgun sequence DNA includes these proteins:
- the TIMM8A gene encoding mitochondrial import inner membrane translocase subunit Tim8 A, with amino-acid sequence MDSSSSSSAAGLGSVDPQLQHFIEVETQKQRFQQLVHQMTELCWEKCMDKPGPKLDSRAEACFVNCVERFIDTSQFILNRLEQTQKSKPVFSESLSD; translated from the exons ATGGATTCCTCCTCGTCTTCATCCGCGGCGGGTTTGGGCTCGGTGGATCCACAGCTGCAGCATTTCATCGAGGTGGAGACTCAAAAGCAACGCTTCCAGCAACTGGTGCACCAGATGACGGAACTTTGTTGG GAGAAGTGCATGGACAAGCCTGGGCCAAAGTTGGACAGTCGGGCTGAGGCCTGTTTTGTGAACTGCGTTGAGCGCTTCATTGATACAAGCCAATTCATCTTGAATCGACTGGAACAGACCCAGAAATCCAAGCCAGTTTTCTCAGAAAGCCTTTCTGACTGA